The following proteins come from a genomic window of Ailuropoda melanoleuca isolate Jingjing chromosome 2, ASM200744v2, whole genome shotgun sequence:
- the TEX51 gene encoding testis-expressed protein 51: MMLLLLGYLLPAINGKSCLHCWPQLPALIDYDLQILWGTPGPPTELSQSLHSLFLKTNYVFLEPWYLDHDHMEEATAKLFNYVDEAIKKFRDDKPSLLEEINVKKQAFTNRLNEMSKMLKEKGERWSWPLPTTQPFTSPRTEKSRAQSSALPMALSRNPHPRHIWVACPHLLPAPFLDDTPTLHGSVCLPQHLSFSTISSSWAACNKSCARTQSTFAWVVSLGIILLLAAIAGSGWYIFWNEKRRKEAEKVQSVGVQRDRDKGMQKVRVEMPFFFSQQEPGSPLSEPSLQVLSGSSLISEFQ; the protein is encoded by the exons ATGATGCTTCTCTTGCTTGGCTATCTCTTGCCTGCCATCAATGGGAAGAGCTGTCTCCACTGCTGGCCACAACTGCCTGCATTGATAGACTATGACCTGCAGATTCTTTGGGGCACCCCAGGACCACCCACAGAACTCTCCCAAAGCCTCCACTCCCTATTCCTGAAGACGAATTATGTCTTCCTAGAGCCCTGGTATCTTG ATCATGACCATATGGAGGAAGCAACAGCCAAATTATTCAATTACGTAGATGAGGCCATCAAGAAGTTTCGAGATG ATAAACCATCACTTCTGGAAGAGATTAATGTCAAGAAACAGGCGTTTACTAACAGGCTGAATGAGATGTCTAAGATGCTGAAGGAGAAGGGTGAGAGGTGGAGCTGGCCCCTGCCCACCACCCAGCCCTTCACCTCCCCCAGGACTGAGAAGAGCAGAGCCCAGTCTTCAGCCCTTCCCATGGCCCTCTCCAGGAATCCCCACCCTCGCCACATATGGGTTGCCTGTCCACACCTTCTCCCAGCTCCCTTTCTTGATGATACCCCAACCCTTCATGgctctgtctgcctcccccagCACCTCAGTTTCTCTACCATTTCATCCTCCTGGGCAGCCTGCAACAAGTCCTGTG CCAGGACCCAGAGTACCTTCGCGTGGGTTGTGAGCCTTGGCATTATTCTGCTTCTGGCAGCCATAGCTGGAAGTGG ATGGTACATTTTTTGGaatgagaagaggagaaaggaagcagaaaag GTTCAGTCAGTAGGAGttcagagggacagagacaagGGCATGCAGAAGGTCAGGGTGGAAATGCCCTTCTTCTTCTCTCAGCAGGAACCTGGCAGTCCACTGTCTGAACCGAGTTTGCAGGTGCTGTCAGGAAGCTCCCTCATCTCTGAGTTCCAGTAA